In a genomic window of Ipomoea triloba cultivar NCNSP0323 chromosome 3, ASM357664v1:
- the LOC116014025 gene encoding probable protein ABIL4, with protein sequence MQVDTVLPANEQMMKMIPEVEETDEDNDDTKFQKSLRELRDLCSQLHHAADYCETTFQNSEQKRSVVEHTREYICRAVVTVIDHLGCVSANLECCLAKSNNISETELRIDCLKQRLGTSQYYAQKLAVTRFYWSASCPRFHPRYLSPPMPDPMRTGGVTRESDSPVAAKPEFEAEDEVPLFLYTCNYKASLAEDTEKGISSSPVLPVRHDLPALPKPQNPNFEFQDGRKLKRSILNWKALQTTDLKSMIRRGKRTLNTPVSYC encoded by the exons ATGCAGGTGGATACTGTGTTGCCTGCCAATGAacagatgatgaagatgatacCAGAAGTTGAAGAAACAGATGAGGATAATGATGATACCAAATTTCAAAAGTCTCTAAGA GAACTCAGGGATTTGTGCTCTCAGCTTCATCATGCTGCAGACTACTGTGAGACCACATTCCAGAATTCTGAACAGAAGAGAAG TGTGGTGGAGCACACAAGAGAGTACATATGCAGGGCTGTCGTTACGGTCATTGATCATCTGGGATGTGTATCTGCTAACCTTGAATGTTGTCTTGCAAAGAGCAACAACATTTCTGAAACAGAACTTCGAATTGATTGCCTGAAACAG AGGCTTGGAACATCCCAATACTATGCTCAGAAGCTTGCAGTTACCAGATTTTACTGGAGCGCTAGTTGCCCGAGATTTCACCCTCGCTATCTATCCCCGC CAATGCCAGATCCTATGCGAACAGGAGGAGTCACGAG GGAATCAGATAGTCCAGTTGCTGCTAAGCCTGAATTTGAAGCAGAAGATGAAGTGCCACTTTTCCTCTACACTTGCAACTACAAGGCTTCTTTGGCTGAGGATACTGAGAAGGGGATTAGCTCCTCACCAG TGCTGCCTGTTCGTCATGACCTTCCAGCACTACCAAAACCTCAAAATCCCAATTTTGAGTTCCAG GATGGTCGGAAGCTAAAACGGAGCATATTGAACTGGAAAGCATTGCAGACTACAGATTTGAAGTCAATGATTCGGCGAGGCAAAAGAACACTAAACACTCCTGTTAGCTACTGCTAA
- the LOC116013336 gene encoding proteinaceous RNase P 1, chloroplastic/mitochondrial-like — protein sequence MACASASFTFKPLQKAQLHLSSFSYCKYSSMLNPFKIYTSYFPSTKLTLEVETHVTRLETDREISRIIPRSVNCRENGSGLSSFTSKVSRFSRKHSKNNHAVENVEKRVVLKEGHGVNGLNSRKRGELSPEISIVKSKNGSSGKKDEKSRRVEQKSRKNDGKEVAIEEQREKGSSKGKVHSPEAKLRLGLDMCSKRGDFLGAIRLYELARKEGVRIGQYHYSVLLYLCSSAATGFLQPAKSGSGSRSLNPLESKEVSSVGFEDNSEFSRMENRKPYGGENGLTVDSSLENNLQHNSQSTFSWSELLSTPLDSSPQTLDELVQLMKTSVKPSEVKDARDQQEGYVIQVGQDVKSFALRKGFEICELMRLEKVPMNEATFTSMARLAMSLGDGDKAFDVVKQMKECGIDPRLRSYGPALSVFCNSGDVEKAFMVEGHMLENGVYPEEPELEALLKLSVEAKRSDKVYYLLHKLRMSVRQVSPYTADLIEEWFHSKAASGAGKRKWDQRLIRKAIENGGGGWHGQGWLGNGKWTVLRTSVGSDGFCKCCGEQLATIDLDPEETENFAKSVASIASQREKNLNFQKFQKWLDDHGPFEAVVDGANVGLFSQGKFQPSKVNAVANGIRQMLPSKRWPLIILHNRRVSGDMMRKPLNKALAQKWRTADALYETPTGSNDDWYWLYAAIKFRCLMVTNDEMRDHLFQLLGNDFFPKWKERHQVHFGFSEIGPVFHMPPPYSVVIQESEKGHWHIPIASELESERDRTWLCVTRANPHTTGKNSPNVSKETEVPSHKEKDASSSTQKKTRKEVTRRKHGNNEISPEVPKETCANLKGVDVLQSSRSPNQKMVRQELEAAETLGSCTIDFQI from the exons ATGGCCTGCGCTTCCGCTTCCTTCACCTTCAAACCGCTGCAAAAGGCTCAGCTTCACCTCTCTTCCTTCTCCTACTGTAAGTATTCATCAATGCTCAACCCTTTTAAGATCTACACCTCATATTTCCCTTCAACCAAGCTCACACTTGAAGTTGAAACACATGTTACTCGCTTGGAAACAGACCGAGAAATCTCAAGAATCATACCGCGTAGCGTAAATTGTAGAGAAAATGGTTCTGGGTTGTCTTCTTTTACTTCTAAAGTTAGCAGGTTTAGTAGAaaacattcaaaaaataatcatgCAGTAGAAAATGTTGAGAAAAGGGTCGTATTAAAAGAAGGGCATGGGGTAAATGGGTTAAATTCACGAAAAAGAGGGGAATTAAGCCCTGAAATTTCTATTGTTAAATCCAAAAATGGGTCTTCTGGAAAGAAGGATGAGAAAAGTAGGAGGGTAGAGCAAAAATCAAGAAAGAATGATGGCAAGGAGGTAGCAATAGAGGAGCAAAGGGAAAAAGGATCTAGTAAAGGTAAGGTACACTCACCAGAAGCTAAGTTGAGGCTAGGGTTGGATATGTGCTCGAAAAGAGGGGATTTTTTGGGGGCAATTAGGCTGTATGAGTTGGCTAGGAAGGAGGGAGTAAGAATTGGGCAGTACCATTATTCTGTGCTTCTGTATCTTTGTTCTTCTGCGGCTACTGGTTTTCTGCAGCCTGCAAAAAGCGGGAGTGGTAGTAGGAGTTTGAACCCGTTAGAATCAAAGGAGGTTAGTAGTGTGGGGTTTGaagataatagtgaattttcCCGAATGGAAAATAGAAAACCTTATGGAGGAGAGAATGGTTTGACAGTAGATAGCTCTTTGGAAAATAATTTGCAACATAATTCTCAAAGTACGTTTAGTTGGAGTGAATTGTTGAGCACGCCTTTGGACTCTTCTCCTCAAACTCTAGATGAATTAGTTCAGTTGATGAAGACTAGTGTCAAGCCTTCTGAGGTAAAAGATGCAAGGGATCAACAGGAAGGCTATGTAATTCAAGTAGGCCAAGATGTCAAGAGCTTTGCACTTCGAAAGGGTTTTGAAATATGTGAGTTGATGCGTTTAGAAAAGGTTCCAATGAATGAGGCGACTTTCACATCCATGGCTAGACTGGCAATGTCTTTAGGCGATGGTGATAAGGCATTTGATGTGGTGAAGCAAATGAAGGAATGCGGGATAGATCCAAGACTACGATCCTATGGTCCTGCTCTTAGTGTTTTCTGCAATAGCGGAGATGTTGAGAAAGCATTCATGGTTGAAGGACATATGCTGGAGAATGGGGTTTATCCAGAGGAGCCTGAACTAGAAGCACTGTTGAAACTAAGTGTTGAGGCTAAAAGGAGTGACAAGGTCTATTATTTATTGCATAAACTTAGAATGAGTGTTAGGCAGGTTTCTCCTTATACTGCTGATTTGATTGAGGAATGGTTTCATAGTAAGGCTGCTTCTGGAGCgggaaaaagaaaatgggatCAAAGATTAATTAGGAAAGCAATTGAAAATGGAGGTGGAGGTTGGCATGGACAAGGCTGGTTGGGAAATGGAAAATGGACTGTGTTGCGTACATCCGTGGGGTCTGATGGCTTCTGTAAATGTTGTGGTGAACAATTAGCAACCATTGACCTAGATCCTGAAGAAACCGAGAATTTTGCCAAATCAGTCGCATCTATAGCGTCACAGAGAGAgaagaatttaaattttcagAAATTTCAA AAATGGCTCGACGACCATGGACCTTTTGAAGCAGTTGTTGATGGAGCAAATGTTGGTCTCTTCAGCCAAGGAAAATTTCAACCATCTAAG GTCAATGCTGTTGCGAATGGAATTCGTCAGATGCTTCCTTCTAAAAGATGGCCTCTTATAATCTTGCATAATAGACGAGTTTCTGGTGATATGATGCGCAAACCATTAAACAAGGCACTTGCACAGAAGTGGAGAACTGCTGATGCACTCTATGAAACACCTACCGGTTCAAATGATGATTG GTACTGGTTATATGCAGCTATAAAGTTCAGATGCTTAATGGTGACAAATGATGAAATGAGAGATCATTTGTTTCAATTACTTGGAAATGACTTTTTCCCTAAATGGAAAGAGCGACATCAG gTGCATTTCGGTTTCTCGGAAATAGGTCCAGTATTTCACATGCCTCCCCCATATTCTGTTGTAATCCAG GAGTCAGAAAAAGGTCACTGGCACATTCCAATCGCATCAGAGCTTGAATCTGAAAGGGATAGGACCTGGTTATGTGTTACACGGGCTAACCCACACACGACAGGGAAGAATTCTCCTAATGTATCCAAAG AAACAGAAGTTCCAAGCCATAAGGAGAAAGATGCAAGCTCAAGTACTCAAAAGAAAACTCGAAAAGAAGTGACTAGAAGGAAGCATGGCAACAATGAGATTAGTCCAGAGGTACCCAAAGAGACGTGTGCAAATCTAAAAGGTGTTGATGTTCTACAATCATCGAGATCTCCAAATCAGAAAATGGTTCGTCAAGAACTTGAGGCTGCAGAGACGCTTGGCAGCTGCACGATTGATTTCcaaatataa